A part of Populus alba chromosome 8, ASM523922v2, whole genome shotgun sequence genomic DNA contains:
- the LOC118055031 gene encoding phytosulfokine receptor 1, translating to MGVQDLWVLFLVLGILMFRAQVLQSQNLTCNQDDLKALQGFMRGLQLPIQDWGPTNSSSPDCCNWLGITCKSSSSLGLVNDSVDSGRVTKLELPKRRLAGELVESIGSLDQLRTLNLSHNFLKDSLPLSLFHLPKLEVLDLSSNDFTGSIPQSINLPSIIFLDISSNFLNGSLPTHICQNSSGIQALVLAVNYFSGILSPGLGNCANLEHLCLGMNNLTGGISEDIFQLQKLKLLGLQDNKLSGNLSTGIGKLRSLERLDISSNSFSGTIPDVFHSLSKFNFFLGHSNDFVGTIPHSLANSPSLNLLNLRNNSFGGIIDLNCSALTNLSSLDLASNNFSGPVPVNLPSCKNLKNINLARNKFTGQIPESFQHFQGLSFLSFSNCSIANISSAFQILQQCKNLTTLVLTLNFHGEALPDDPVLHFANLKVLVMANCKLTGSIPQWLIGSSKLQLVDLSWNRLTGSIPSWFGGFVNLFYLDLSNNSFTGEIPKNLTGLPGLINRSISIEDPSPDFPFFLTRNESGRGLQYNQVWSFPSTLALSDNFLTGRIWPEFGNLKKLHIFELSSNNLSGPIPSELSGMTSLETLDLSHNNLSGTIPWSLVNLSFLSKFSVAYNQLHGKIPTGSQFMTFPNSSFEGNHLCGDHGTPPCPRSDQVPPEASGKSGRNKVAITGMAVGIFFGTAFLLTLMSMIVLRAHSRGEVDPEKVDADTNDKDIEEFRSRLVVLLQNKESYKDLSLEDLLKFTNNFDQANIIGCGGFGLVYRATLPDGRKLAIKRLSGDSGQMDREFRAEVEALSRAQHPNLVHLQGFCMLKNDKLLIYSYMENSSLDYWLHEKVDGPSSLDWDTRLQIAQGAARGLAYLHQACEPHIVHRDIKSSNILLDENFVAHLADFGLARLILPYDTHVTTDLVGTLGYIPPEYGQAAVATYMGDVYSFGVVLLELLTGKRPMDMCKPKGSRDLISWVIEMKKENRESEVFDPFIYDKQNDKELQRVLEIACLCLSEYPKLRPSTEQLVSWLDSIDTNT from the coding sequence ATGGGGGTCCAAGATTTATGGGTTCTCTTTCTTGTTCTTGGAATCTTAATGTTTCGAGCTCAGGTCCTGCAATCACAGAACCTAACATGCAACCAGGATGACTTGAAGGCATTGCAGGGTTTCATGAGAGGCTTGCAGTTACCCATTCAAGATTGGGGTCCTACCAATTCATCATCTCCTGATTGCTGCAACTGGTTAGGCATAACTTGCaaatcttcctcttctcttGGTCTAGTAAATGATTCTGTCGATTCTGGTAGAGTGACAAAGTTAGAGCTCCCAAAGCGAAGACTGGCTGGCGAACTTGTGGAATCAATAGGCAGCTTGGATCAGCTTAGAACCCTCAATCTCTCCCACAATTTCCTCAAAGATTCACTTCCTCTCTCGCTGTTCCATTTGCCAAAACTAGAGGTTCTAGACTTGAGTTCCAATGACTTCACTGGCTCAATCCCACAAAGTATTAATCTTCCCTCGATCATTTTCCTTGACATTTCCTCAAATTTTCTAAATGGCTCGCTTCCTACCCATATATGCCAAAACTCTTCTGGAATCCAGGCTCTTGTTTTGGCAGTCAACTACTTCTCTGGTATTCTTTCACCTGGATTAGGGAATTGCGCTAACTTGGAGCACCTTTGTCTTGGCATGAATAACCTCACTGGAGGTATAAGTGAGGATATCTTTCAGCTTCAGAAATTGAAGCTTTTGGGTCTCCAAGATAACAAGCTTTCTGGGAATTTGAGTACTGGTATTGGTAAACTCCGTAGCCTTGAACGTTTAGACATTTCCTCCAATAGTTTTTCAGGTACAATTCCAGATGTTTTTCATAGCTTATCAAAGTTCAATTTTTTCCTGGGCCATTCTAATGATTTTGTTGGCACCATACCCCACTCTTTGGCAAATTCTCCATCTCTCAATTTGCTTAATTTGAGGAACAATTCATTTGGAGGCATTATTGATCTGAATTGTTCTGCCTTGACTAATTTGTCATCTCTTGATTTAGCTTCTAATAATTTTAGTGGGCCCGTGCCTGTTAATCTTCCTTCTTGtaagaatttgaagaatatTAATCTTGCCCGGAACAAGTTTACCGGACAAATCCCAGAAAGCTTCCAGCATTTTCAAGGCCtctccttcctttccttctcaAATTGCAGCATTGCCAATATTTCATCTGCCTTTCAAATCCTCCAGCAATGCAAGAATTTAACGACCTTGGTCCTCACCTTGAACTTCCATGGTGAAGCATTGCCCGATGATCCTGTGCTTCACTTTGCGAACTTGAAGGTTCTTGTTATGGCTAATTGTAAACTCACAGGGTCAATACCCCAATGGTTGATCGGCAGCTCCAAATTGCAGTTGGTGGATTTGTCATGGAACCGCTTAACTGGGTCTATTCCTTCCTGGTTTGGTGGTTTTGTAAATCTCTTTTACTTGGACTTATCAAACAATTCATTCACTGGCGAGATTCCAAAGAACTTGACTGGATTGCCAGGCCTCATCAACAGGAGTATCTCAATCGAGGACCCTTCACCGGATTTCCCATTTTTCCTGACAAGGAATGAAAGTGGGAGGGGGTTGCAGTATAATCAGGTCTGGAGCTTTCCATCTACTTTGGCGCTCAGTGACAACTTCCTCACTGGACGAATTTGGCCAGAATTCGGTAATTTGAAAAAACTCCATATTTTTGAGTTGAGTTCTAACAATTTGTCCGGACCTATACCAAGTGAGTTATCAGGGATGACCAGCTTGGAGACTTTGGATTTGTCCCATAACAATCTTTCTGGGACCATACCCTGGTCCTTGGTAAATCTCAGTTTTCTGTCCAAGTTTAGTGTTGCATACAATCAGCTCCATGGGAAGATCCCTACTGGAAGTCAGTTTATGACCTTCCCAAACTCAAGCTTTGAAGGGAATCATCTTTGTGGCGACCATGGTACTCCTCCTTGCCCAAGATCCGATCAGGTTCCACCTGAAGCATCCGGAAAATCAGGAAGAAACAAAGTTGCTATCACTGGAATGGctgttgggattttttttggtACAGCTTTTCTTCTTACCCTCATGAGCATGATTGTGCTGCGAGCACATAGCCGAGGCGAGGTTGATCCTGAAAAGGTGGATGCTGACACAAATGACAAAGACATAGAAGAATTCAGATCAAGGTTAGTGGTTCTGCTTCAAAATAAGGAGAGCTATAAAGATCTCTCCTTGGAGGACCTTTTGAAGTTCACCAACAATTTTGACCAGGCGAATATAATTGGCTGTGGGGGTTTTGGTCTAGTTTACAGAGCTACCCTCCCTGATGGTAGGAAGCTTGCAATTAAACGTCTCTCTGGTGACTCTGGTCAAATGGACAGGGAATTCCGTGCTGAAGTTGAAGCCCTGTCAAGAGCTCAGCATCCAAATCTTGTGCATCTCCAAGGCTTTTGCatgttaaaaaatgacaaaCTCTTAATATACTCTTACATGGAAAACAGCAGTTTGGATTATTGGTTGCATGAAAAAGTGGACGGGCCATCCTCACTTGATTGGGATACAAGGCTCCAAATTGCTCAAGGGGCTGCAAGGGGGCTTGCATATTTGCATCAAGCATGCGAGCCACATATCGTTCACCGGGATATAAAGTCCAGTAACATCCTTTTAGACGAGAATTTTGTAGCTCATTTAGCTGATTTTGGTCTTGCTAGGCTCATATTACCTTATGATACCCATGTCACAACTGATCTTGTGGGTACATTAGGCTACATTCCTCCTGAATATGGCCAGGCTGCAGTGGCTACTTACATGGGGGATGTGTATAGTTTTGGGGTTGTTCTTTTGGAGCTTCTTACCGGGAAAAGGCCCATGGATATGTGCAAACCAAAAGGATCACGGGATTTGATCTCTTGGGTGATTGAGATGAAGAAGGAAAATAGAGAAAGCGAGGTGTTTGATCCATTCATTTATGACAAGCAGAATGATAAGGAGTTGCAACGAGTTCTCGAGATTGCATGCCTTTGCTTGAGCGAATACCCAAAGCTCAGGCCTTCAACAGAGCAGTTAGTTTCTTGGCTTGACAGCATCGACACCAACACCTAG